TGGTCGGTAGGCGGCGGATCCTGCCGCGCGTGCAGGGCTGCATTGACCAAGTGGGGCATCAGGCCGACCTGATCGTGTTGCTCTGCACAGGAACTTTCCCGCCGTTTGCGACTCAGCGGATGGTGCTCTACCCCGAGCACGTGATCTTCCAACTGGCCCGGGCGGTCGCGCCGGGCGGCCGGATCGGCGTGCTGACGCCGTCGGCGCACCAGGTCGCCGACCAGGAACGCAGGTGGCGCGATGTGGCCTCGGTGGTGACCGTGCTGCCTTTCTCGCCCTACACTGCGAGCGATGACGACGACCTGAGCAGGGCCTGCGCCGCCTTCGTAGATGCGAACGTGGACATTGTCGTTCTGGACTGCTTGGGCTACACGGTGGCGCTGAAGCAGAAGGTAAGGAGGCTGGCCCGCCGCCCTGTTCTGCTCGCGCGTACCGTGCTCGCAAGGGCCGTGGCCGAACTCGTCTAGCCCACACCATGGATCCGTCTCTCCTGCCCTTCTTCAGCCCTGGCGGGGTTGTCGTCATCGGCGCCTCGCACGACCCCGTCAAGCTGGGCTACGGGGTGGCGCACAACCT
The window above is part of the Armatimonadota bacterium genome. Proteins encoded here:
- a CDS encoding AroM family protein, with translation MSSNPGVVAAVTIGQSPRPDIFDEIMPLLGADIRVIEAGALDGLGDEEIAALRPTLDDPILVTRLRDGSEALVGRRRILPRVQGCIDQVGHQADLIVLLCTGTFPPFATQRMVLYPEHVIFQLARAVAPGGRIGVLTPSAHQVADQERRWRDVASVVTVLPFSPYTASDDDDLSRACAAFVDANVDIVVLDCLGYTVALKQKVRRLARRPVLLARTVLARAVAELV